In one window of Fictibacillus phosphorivorans DNA:
- a CDS encoding PolC-type DNA polymerase III, translating to MSGNDQQIRQERLSLLLEQLGMPDEMKTGFSEGTIEKLTIDKNNRSWHFIIGLLRPLTPDSYAWFSASLRQTFQHIAAVSFSLQTKEGFQADELLGFWPLCKEKLVETAAPSLGSMLSTQDPIAEGNFLCLTVRNDAEEALVQRKLSPVIKEMYSQFGFHSVMVKTEVKHSEEDFQKFIEQRKQEDQNKVMEALVEKEKAANRSDGPAARTDIMIGYSIKDDPVPIQTIQDEERRITIQGYVFHSETRELRSGRTLLTFKITDYTDSLLIKIFSRDKEDIPILQGIQKGMWLKVRGGIQNDTFVRDLVMIANDINEIKPDFRKDLADEDNKRVELHLHTPMSQMDAISSVSSLVGQAKKWGHPAIAITDHAGVQSFPEAYSAGKKNGIKILYGLEANLVDDGVPIAYNEAPRKLTDETYIVFDVETTGLSAVYNKIIELAAVKIRGGEIIDRFERFANPHESLSQTTIELTGITDDMVENAPEIEEVLRDFHAFMGDDILVAHNASFDMGFLNEGLRKIGLGEAKNPVIDTLELARFLLPQLKNHRLNTLCKRFDIELTQHHRAIYDAEATGYLLWKLLKETFEKDIFYHDRLNDNMGQGGFQRSRPFHCTLLAATQEGLKNLYKLVSESHLSYFYRTPRIPRSRLSKLREGILVGSACDKGEVFEGMMQKPIEEVEKIAEFYDYLEVQPPSNYYHLIERELVADEMNLREILSNIVQLGEKLNKPVVATGNVHYLNPEDAIYRKILISSQGGANPLNRQTLPEVHFRTTDEMLDLFSFLGEERAQKVVCENTRQIADMIQEIKPIPDDLYTPKIEGADDEVRSMSYNRARSIYGENLPELVEKRLEKELKSIIGHGFAVIYLISHKLVKKSLIDGYLVGSRGSVGSSFVATMTEITEVNPLPPHYVCPKCKESHFFNDGSVGSGYDLPDKECPTCEVLYIKDGQDIPFETFLGFKGDKVPDIDLNFSGEYQPRAHNYTKELFGEDYVYRAGTIGTVAEKTAYGYVKGYAGDNNLTIRSAEVDRLVAGCTGVKRTTGQHPGGIIVVPDYMDIYDFCPVQFPADDSGSEWKTTHFDFHSIHDNLLKLDILGHDDPTVIRMLQDLSGIDPKTIPASDPEVMKIFSGPEVLGVSEDQIMCKTGTLGIPEFGTKFVRQMLEETKPSTFSELVQISGLSHGTDVWLNNANELIANGTCVLKDVIGCRDDIMVYLIYKGLEPSLAFKIMESVRKGKGLPDEWIDEMKKNDVPDWYIGSCLKIKYMFPKAHAAAYVLMAVRIAYFKVHYPIWFYAAYFTVRADDFDVESMIRGSKALRTKIEEISAKGLDASTKEKNLQTVLELALEMCERGLSFQKIDLYRSSATDFLVEGDTLIPPFNSIAGLGTNAALNIVKAREQGEFLSKEDLQQRAKLSKTIIEYLDDQGCLEGMPDANQLSLF from the coding sequence ATGAGCGGAAATGATCAACAGATCAGACAAGAGAGGCTTTCGCTTCTTTTAGAACAATTAGGTATGCCTGATGAGATGAAAACTGGTTTTTCGGAGGGAACGATCGAAAAACTTACGATAGATAAGAATAATAGAAGCTGGCATTTTATTATTGGACTCCTTCGTCCACTAACCCCTGATAGTTATGCATGGTTTAGTGCCAGCCTTCGTCAAACTTTTCAGCACATTGCTGCTGTGTCTTTTTCTCTTCAAACGAAAGAGGGATTTCAAGCAGATGAGCTTCTTGGCTTTTGGCCGTTGTGCAAAGAAAAGTTAGTTGAAACCGCAGCACCAAGTCTAGGAAGTATGCTGTCTACACAAGATCCTATTGCAGAAGGTAACTTTTTGTGTCTGACCGTTAGAAATGATGCGGAAGAAGCGCTTGTACAAAGAAAACTTTCTCCTGTTATTAAGGAGATGTACAGTCAGTTTGGGTTTCATTCTGTAATGGTCAAAACAGAGGTTAAACACTCTGAAGAAGATTTTCAAAAGTTTATCGAACAGAGAAAACAAGAAGATCAGAATAAAGTAATGGAAGCATTGGTTGAAAAAGAAAAAGCTGCTAATCGATCAGATGGTCCTGCAGCAAGAACTGATATTATGATCGGCTATTCAATCAAAGATGATCCTGTTCCGATCCAAACGATTCAAGATGAAGAAAGACGCATAACGATCCAAGGATACGTCTTTCATTCCGAAACGAGAGAGCTTAGAAGCGGACGTACACTTTTAACATTTAAGATTACCGATTATACGGATTCTCTATTAATCAAAATTTTCTCTCGTGACAAAGAAGATATTCCTATCCTTCAAGGCATTCAAAAGGGAATGTGGCTAAAAGTTCGAGGCGGAATTCAAAATGATACATTTGTTAGAGATCTAGTCATGATCGCGAACGATATTAATGAGATCAAGCCTGATTTTAGAAAAGATCTAGCGGATGAAGACAATAAACGTGTTGAGCTTCACCTTCACACCCCGATGAGTCAGATGGACGCGATTTCCTCCGTTTCTTCCTTAGTGGGACAAGCAAAGAAGTGGGGACATCCTGCTATCGCGATTACTGATCATGCTGGTGTTCAGTCCTTTCCGGAAGCGTATAGCGCAGGAAAGAAAAACGGGATCAAAATTCTGTACGGACTTGAAGCCAATCTTGTAGATGATGGTGTACCGATCGCTTACAACGAAGCGCCCAGAAAATTAACAGATGAAACATATATCGTCTTTGACGTTGAGACGACAGGTTTATCGGCCGTTTATAATAAAATCATTGAACTCGCAGCAGTAAAGATACGTGGTGGGGAGATCATCGACCGTTTTGAAAGGTTCGCGAATCCTCATGAATCGCTCTCTCAGACTACGATCGAATTAACTGGAATTACAGATGATATGGTTGAGAACGCACCAGAGATCGAAGAAGTGCTAAGAGATTTTCACGCGTTTATGGGTGATGATATCTTAGTAGCGCATAACGCTAGCTTTGATATGGGGTTCTTGAACGAAGGTTTACGCAAGATAGGATTAGGCGAAGCAAAGAATCCTGTTATTGATACGCTTGAATTGGCAAGATTTCTACTTCCTCAATTAAAGAATCATAGATTGAACACACTTTGTAAAAGATTTGACATTGAACTCACTCAGCATCACCGTGCTATCTATGATGCTGAAGCAACGGGCTATCTTTTATGGAAGCTTTTAAAAGAGACGTTTGAAAAGGATATCTTTTATCACGACCGTTTGAACGATAACATGGGGCAAGGTGGATTTCAAAGATCAAGGCCGTTTCACTGCACACTTTTAGCCGCTACACAAGAAGGTCTGAAGAATTTATACAAACTCGTTTCTGAATCACATCTATCTTATTTTTATCGAACACCACGTATTCCCAGATCACGATTAAGTAAGCTACGAGAAGGTATTCTTGTCGGTTCAGCTTGTGATAAAGGTGAAGTGTTTGAAGGTATGATGCAAAAGCCGATCGAAGAAGTTGAAAAGATCGCGGAGTTCTATGATTACTTAGAGGTTCAGCCACCAAGTAACTATTATCATCTCATCGAAAGAGAATTAGTTGCAGATGAGATGAATTTAAGAGAGATCCTATCTAACATCGTTCAGCTTGGAGAGAAATTGAACAAACCAGTTGTCGCGACAGGGAACGTTCATTATTTAAACCCTGAAGATGCGATCTATCGAAAAATCTTGATCTCTTCACAAGGGGGAGCGAATCCGCTTAACAGACAGACACTTCCAGAAGTGCATTTTAGAACAACAGATGAGATGCTGGACCTTTTCTCGTTCTTGGGTGAGGAAAGAGCTCAAAAAGTAGTTTGTGAAAATACGAGACAGATCGCCGACATGATTCAAGAGATCAAACCGATCCCTGATGATCTGTATACACCGAAGATCGAGGGAGCAGATGACGAAGTACGTTCGATGAGTTATAACCGAGCTAGAAGCATCTATGGTGAAAATCTTCCTGAACTTGTTGAGAAGAGATTGGAAAAAGAATTAAAAAGTATTATCGGACACGGATTTGCGGTTATTTATTTGATCTCGCATAAACTTGTAAAGAAATCGTTGATCGATGGTTATCTTGTAGGGTCACGTGGATCAGTTGGTTCGTCGTTTGTTGCGACAATGACTGAGATTACCGAAGTGAATCCGCTGCCTCCTCATTATGTTTGTCCGAAATGTAAAGAATCCCATTTCTTTAATGATGGTTCCGTTGGTTCTGGTTATGACCTTCCAGATAAAGAATGTCCAACTTGCGAAGTGCTTTATATAAAAGATGGACAAGACATTCCGTTTGAAACGTTCCTTGGTTTCAAAGGGGATAAGGTACCTGATATCGACTTGAACTTCTCTGGTGAATATCAGCCTAGAGCACATAACTACACGAAGGAACTATTCGGTGAAGATTATGTGTATCGTGCAGGTACGATAGGCACGGTAGCTGAAAAAACGGCTTACGGCTATGTAAAAGGTTATGCAGGAGACAATAACTTAACGATTCGATCAGCAGAGGTGGACCGCCTCGTAGCTGGTTGTACAGGAGTAAAGAGAACAACAGGGCAGCATCCGGGTGGGATAATTGTTGTTCCTGATTATATGGACATCTATGATTTTTGTCCGGTTCAGTTCCCAGCCGATGATAGCGGATCAGAATGGAAGACGACTCATTTTGATTTCCACTCGATTCACGATAACTTATTAAAACTCGATATACTCGGACACGATGATCCGACTGTTATACGTATGCTTCAAGATCTAAGCGGTATTGATCCGAAGACGATCCCTGCTTCTGATCCAGAAGTGATGAAAATCTTCTCAGGCCCGGAAGTTTTAGGTGTATCCGAAGATCAGATCATGTGTAAGACAGGTACGTTAGGGATTCCAGAGTTCGGAACAAAGTTTGTACGACAGATGCTTGAAGAAACAAAACCGAGTACTTTCTCTGAACTTGTACAGATTTCAGGACTATCTCATGGTACGGATGTGTGGCTGAATAATGCCAACGAACTGATAGCTAATGGGACTTGTGTGTTAAAAGACGTTATCGGATGCCGTGATGATATTATGGTCTATCTGATCTATAAAGGCTTAGAGCCGTCGCTTGCTTTTAAAATCATGGAGAGCGTGCGTAAAGGTAAGGGTCTGCCGGATGAGTGGATCGATGAGATGAAAAAGAACGATGTTCCTGATTGGTATATTGGTTCTTGTTTGAAGATCAAATACATGTTCCCTAAAGCCCATGCGGCAGCTTATGTATTAATGGCCGTTCGTATCGCATATTTTAAAGTTCATTATCCAATTTGGTTCTATGCTGCATATTTCACGGTAAGAGCAGATGATTTTGATGTGGAATCAATGATCAGAGGATCTAAAGCATTACGGACAAAAATCGAAGAGATCTCAGCTAAAGGGCTTGATGCTTCTACAAAAGAGAAGAATTTACAGACAGTACTAGAGTTAGCTCTCGAGATGTGTGAAAGAGGGTTATCGTTCCAGAAGATCGATCTTTATCGCTCCAGTGCAACGGACTTCTTGGTTGAAGGTGACACACTGATACCGCCGTTCAATTCGATCGCAGGGTTAGGGACAAATGCAGCACTAAACATCGTAAAAGCAAGAGAACAAGGTGAATTTCTTTCTAAAGAAGATCTTCAGCAACGTGCGAAGCTATCGAAGACCATTATTGAGTACTTAGATGATCAAGGATGTTTGGAAGGAATGCCTGATGCAAACCAGCTTTCGCTCTTTTAA
- the rimP gene encoding ribosome maturation factor RimP produces the protein MSQKITELTTELVTPIVEKLGLELVDVEFVKEGKNWFLRVYIDSPGGIDIEECGTVSEQLSEKLDELDPIEQPYFLEVSSPGVERPLKKPEDVKNAIGKNVNIKLYEPLNGEKVYEGLLKDFDGETLFMEIRVKTQVKKVELPYAKVANARLAVVF, from the coding sequence ATGAGTCAGAAGATTACAGAGCTCACAACAGAGCTTGTAACCCCAATCGTTGAAAAACTAGGACTTGAACTTGTTGACGTTGAATTTGTTAAAGAGGGTAAAAACTGGTTTCTCCGTGTATATATCGATTCCCCAGGTGGGATTGATATTGAGGAATGCGGGACTGTCAGTGAACAATTAAGTGAAAAACTAGATGAACTTGATCCGATCGAACAGCCCTACTTTTTAGAAGTATCTTCTCCAGGTGTTGAAAGACCATTAAAGAAACCTGAAGATGTAAAAAATGCTATCGGCAAAAATGTAAACATTAAACTTTATGAGCCATTAAACGGCGAAAAAGTATATGAAGGACTTTTAAAAGACTTTGACGGTGAAACGCTGTTCATGGAGATTAGAGTGAAAACGCAAGTGAAAAAGGTAGAGTTACCTTATGCTAAAGTGGCCAACGCCCGTCTTGCGGTTGTTTTTTAA
- the nusA gene encoding transcription termination factor NusA yields MSTELLDALTLLEKEKGISKEVIIEAIEAALISAYKRNFHQAQNVRVDFNRDTGSIRVFSRKNVVEEVEDDRQEISVAEAQAINPGYELEDIVEEEVTPKDFGRIAAQTAKQVVTQRVREAERGIIFSEFIDREEDIITGIVQRQDHRYMYVSLGRVEALLPAAEQMPGESHTTNDRIKVYITKVEKTTKGPQILVSRTHPGLLKRLFELEVPEIYDGTVEIKSIAREAGDRSKIAVHAADPEVDPVGSCVGQKGARVQTIVNELNGEKIDIVRWSEDPVVYVANSLSPAKVLEVQVNEEEKMTTVIVPDYQLSLAIGKRGQNARLAAKLTGWKIDIKSETEAIESGVYDPSNARSDFFEDTDEDEE; encoded by the coding sequence ATGAGTACCGAGCTTTTGGATGCACTTACATTGTTAGAAAAGGAAAAAGGGATTAGTAAGGAAGTAATTATTGAAGCGATTGAAGCTGCCCTTATTTCTGCGTACAAGCGCAATTTTCATCAAGCGCAAAATGTTCGTGTTGATTTTAACAGAGACACAGGAAGTATCCGTGTTTTTTCAAGAAAAAACGTGGTTGAAGAAGTTGAGGACGATCGTCAAGAGATCTCAGTGGCAGAAGCTCAAGCGATCAACCCTGGCTATGAATTAGAAGATATTGTTGAAGAAGAAGTTACACCAAAAGATTTTGGACGTATTGCCGCTCAAACAGCAAAGCAAGTTGTTACACAGCGTGTACGTGAAGCAGAGCGCGGGATCATCTTCTCAGAATTTATCGATCGTGAAGAAGATATCATCACGGGAATAGTTCAACGACAAGATCACCGTTATATGTATGTTAGCCTTGGCAGAGTGGAAGCTCTTCTTCCTGCTGCTGAACAGATGCCCGGTGAATCACATACCACGAACGACCGCATCAAAGTATATATCACGAAAGTTGAAAAGACGACAAAAGGTCCTCAAATTCTAGTATCAAGAACTCACCCAGGTCTTTTGAAACGCTTATTCGAGCTTGAAGTACCAGAGATCTATGATGGAACGGTTGAGATAAAATCGATCGCTCGTGAAGCAGGCGATCGTTCAAAGATTGCTGTTCATGCTGCTGATCCTGAAGTAGATCCGGTTGGATCTTGTGTTGGACAAAAAGGTGCACGTGTTCAAACGATCGTAAACGAATTGAACGGTGAGAAGATCGATATCGTTCGATGGAGTGAAGATCCAGTTGTCTATGTTGCAAATTCACTTAGCCCAGCTAAAGTACTAGAAGTACAAGTGAATGAAGAGGAAAAGATGACAACGGTTATCGTTCCAGACTATCAACTTTCATTAGCGATTGGTAAAAGAGGTCAAAATGCTCGTTTGGCTGCAAAGTTAACAGGTTGGAAGATTGATATTAAAAGTGAAACAGAAGCAATAGAATCAGGTGTGTACGATCCATCAAACGCTCGCAGTGATTTTTTCGAAGATACTGATGAGGATGAAGAGTAA
- the rnpM gene encoding RNase P modulator RnpM: MKTRKIPMRKCVACQEMKAKKELTRIVRSPEGEVSVDTSGKKSGRGAYLCHEPACIEQAKKKKVLESHLKTKIPADLYEQLEKGSHTS, encoded by the coding sequence ATGAAAACACGTAAAATTCCGATGAGAAAATGCGTAGCCTGTCAAGAGATGAAGGCTAAAAAAGAATTAACACGTATTGTCCGCTCACCAGAAGGAGAAGTCTCTGTCGACACGTCAGGGAAAAAATCCGGAAGAGGAGCCTACCTTTGTCATGAACCAGCTTGTATCGAACAAGCAAAAAAGAAAAAGGTTCTTGAGTCACATCTCAAAACAAAGATTCCAGCTGATCTGTATGAACAGCTTGAAAAAGGAAGTCATACATCTTGA
- a CDS encoding YlxQ family RNA-binding protein yields the protein MKPTPWENFLGIAARAGKIISGEELVVKSIQKQNAKIVLLSKDASDNTKKKVTDKCAFYKIDLAWVEDRNVLGRAIGKEQRVVVAVNDQGFSKRLKELLDH from the coding sequence TTGAAACCAACTCCTTGGGAAAACTTTCTTGGAATAGCAGCTCGAGCCGGTAAAATCATTTCCGGTGAAGAACTAGTTGTGAAAAGCATCCAAAAACAAAACGCGAAAATTGTTTTGCTTTCAAAAGATGCTTCAGATAATACAAAGAAAAAAGTTACAGATAAATGTGCCTTCTACAAAATTGATCTTGCTTGGGTAGAAGATCGTAACGTTTTAGGCAGGGCTATCGGTAAGGAGCAACGAGTTGTAGTTGCTGTAAATGATCAAGGATTTTCTAAGAGATTGAAGGAACTTCTTGATCACTAA
- the infB gene encoding translation initiation factor IF-2: MSKIRVYEYAKQKNVQSKDIIEKLKTMDVHVANHMSMIDQAALKKLDEAYRPKTNKDQPKSTNQNQLPKSDVKNSNPGNDTKSNKKEVQKESNMKIKKENNNSSQAKGPKSTNTNNQSNQNKTSNNTQNKNSNNNQNKSNSNHSNNKNNNNRNQNNNRNNNNKNNNNRNKQNRGGGNQQQQAPQKKVLETPSKITFTDSLQVGELAKKLNKETSEIIKKLMGLGIMATINQELDKEAIELIAADYDVEVEEEIIVDETEFENYEIVDEEKDLQVRPPVVTIMGHVDHGKTTLLDAIRNTKVTAGEAGGITQHIGAYQITNNGKQITFLDTPGHAAFTTMRARGAQVTDITILVVAADDGVMPQTVEAINHAKAAEVPIIVAVNKMDKESANPDRVMQELTEHGLVSEAWGGDTIFVNVSAIKGDGIDDLLEMINLVSEVEELKANPNRTAVGTVIEAQLDKGRGSVATLLVQSGTLNVGDPIVVGHTFGRVRAMVNDLGRRVKTVGPSTPVEITGLNDVPQAGDQFMVFADEKKARQVGESRFKKQQDAQRKESSKLNLDDLFNQIKEGDIKEINVIIKGDVQGSVEALAGSLQKIDVEGVKVKIIHSGVGAINEYDIMLASASNAIVIGFNVRPDNGAKRTADAEKVDVRLHRIIYNVIEEIESAMKGMLDPEFEEKVIGQVEVRTTFKVSKVGTIAGCYVTEGKITRDSTVRLIRDGVVSYEGKIDALKRFKDDAKEVSAGYECGITLEKFNDIKEGDIIEAYIMEEIKVK, from the coding sequence ATGAGTAAAATCCGCGTATACGAATATGCGAAACAGAAAAATGTTCAAAGTAAAGACATTATTGAAAAGCTTAAAACGATGGATGTCCACGTTGCGAATCATATGTCTATGATTGATCAGGCAGCTCTTAAAAAGCTGGATGAGGCTTATCGTCCAAAGACCAACAAAGATCAACCAAAATCAACGAATCAAAATCAACTCCCTAAATCAGATGTGAAAAATAGCAACCCTGGTAATGACACCAAATCTAATAAAAAGGAAGTTCAAAAAGAGAGTAATATGAAAATAAAAAAAGAGAACAATAACTCGTCACAAGCTAAAGGACCAAAGTCCACGAATACTAACAACCAAAGTAATCAGAACAAGACTAGCAACAACACTCAAAACAAAAATAGCAACAATAATCAAAACAAGAGCAATAGCAATCATTCAAACAACAAGAATAATAACAACAGAAACCAAAACAACAATAGAAACAATAACAACAAGAACAATAACAATCGCAACAAACAAAACAGAGGCGGCGGAAACCAGCAACAACAAGCTCCGCAGAAGAAAGTGCTTGAAACGCCAAGTAAAATCACTTTCACTGATTCACTTCAAGTTGGTGAACTAGCTAAAAAGTTAAACAAAGAGACGTCTGAGATCATTAAAAAGTTAATGGGTCTTGGAATCATGGCAACGATCAATCAAGAGCTCGATAAAGAAGCGATCGAATTGATCGCAGCAGACTACGATGTAGAAGTAGAAGAAGAGATCATCGTTGATGAGACTGAATTTGAAAACTACGAAATTGTAGATGAAGAAAAAGATTTACAAGTTCGTCCGCCAGTTGTTACGATCATGGGTCACGTTGACCATGGTAAAACAACGCTTCTTGATGCGATTCGTAACACAAAGGTAACTGCAGGCGAAGCTGGTGGAATTACTCAGCATATCGGTGCTTATCAAATTACGAACAACGGAAAACAGATTACGTTCCTAGATACTCCTGGACATGCTGCGTTTACAACAATGCGTGCTCGTGGAGCTCAAGTAACAGATATCACGATTCTTGTTGTAGCTGCTGATGACGGTGTTATGCCTCAAACAGTAGAAGCGATCAATCATGCTAAAGCAGCGGAAGTTCCGATCATCGTTGCTGTAAACAAGATGGATAAAGAATCTGCTAACCCAGATCGCGTTATGCAAGAACTTACTGAGCACGGACTTGTATCTGAAGCTTGGGGTGGAGATACGATCTTCGTAAACGTTTCTGCGATTAAAGGTGACGGAATTGATGATCTGCTTGAAATGATCAACCTTGTTTCAGAAGTTGAAGAATTAAAAGCTAATCCAAACCGTACGGCAGTTGGGACTGTAATTGAAGCACAGCTTGATAAAGGCCGTGGATCTGTAGCAACACTTCTCGTTCAATCAGGAACGTTAAACGTTGGTGATCCAATTGTTGTAGGACACACTTTTGGTCGTGTTCGTGCGATGGTAAATGATCTTGGCCGCAGAGTTAAGACGGTAGGACCTTCAACACCAGTTGAGATCACTGGATTGAACGATGTTCCACAAGCTGGAGATCAGTTCATGGTCTTCGCTGATGAGAAAAAAGCGCGTCAAGTCGGTGAGTCTCGCTTCAAAAAACAGCAGGATGCACAACGTAAAGAATCTTCTAAACTAAACCTCGATGACCTCTTTAATCAGATTAAAGAAGGTGACATCAAAGAAATTAATGTCATCATCAAAGGTGATGTTCAAGGTTCTGTTGAGGCACTTGCAGGATCGTTGCAAAAGATCGATGTGGAAGGCGTTAAAGTTAAGATCATCCACTCAGGTGTTGGAGCGATCAACGAGTATGATATCATGCTTGCTTCAGCTTCAAACGCAATCGTGATCGGTTTCAACGTTCGCCCGGATAATGGTGCAAAACGTACGGCTGACGCTGAAAAAGTTGACGTTCGTCTGCATAGAATTATCTATAACGTGATCGAAGAGATCGAGTCAGCGATGAAAGGGATGCTTGACCCAGAATTTGAAGAAAAAGTGATCGGGCAAGTGGAAGTTCGTACGACTTTCAAAGTTTCTAAAGTGGGTACGATAGCTGGATGTTACGTTACTGAAGGTAAGATCACAAGAGATTCTACAGTTCGCTTGATCCGTGATGGAGTTGTATCTTACGAAGGTAAGATCGATGCACTTAAACGTTTTAAAGACGACGCTAAAGAAGTATCAGCGGGATACGAATGTGGAATCACGCTTGAAAAGTTCAATGATATTAAAGAAGGCGACATCATTGAAGCTTACATCATGGAAGAAATTAAAGTAAAATGA
- a CDS encoding DUF503 domain-containing protein, giving the protein MIGFLTVEFFIYEAQSLKDKRSVVQKAVNRIRQRLNVAVSETDHQDLWQRAEISMVTVSSDKIIAEKELHRALAIITSITELEVTRSNIEWL; this is encoded by the coding sequence ATGATCGGGTTCTTAACGGTTGAGTTTTTCATCTATGAGGCACAGTCGTTAAAAGATAAACGTTCAGTTGTTCAAAAAGCGGTAAACAGAATTCGTCAGCGATTAAATGTTGCTGTATCCGAAACAGATCATCAAGATTTGTGGCAGCGTGCAGAGATAAGTATGGTTACCGTTTCTTCGGACAAAATAATAGCAGAAAAAGAATTGCATAGAGCACTTGCGATCATTACATCTATTACTGAGTTGGAAGTTACACGTTCAAACATCGAGTGGCTGTAA
- the rbfA gene encoding 30S ribosome-binding factor RbfA gives MGTIRSNRIGEQMKKELSDIIGRKIKDPRVGFVTVTAVDVTGDLQQATVYVSVFGDADQKEQTLRSLAKATGFIRTEIGKRIRMRKTPDIFFKFDESLNYGSKIESLLSDIKREDEEDEENEEHPKP, from the coding sequence ATGGGCACAATCCGTTCCAATCGTATTGGGGAACAGATGAAAAAAGAGCTTAGTGACATTATAGGCCGAAAAATCAAAGACCCCCGCGTAGGTTTTGTGACCGTTACGGCGGTAGATGTAACTGGTGACTTACAGCAGGCAACTGTTTATGTTTCTGTGTTTGGTGATGCCGATCAAAAGGAACAAACGTTGCGAAGCTTAGCAAAAGCTACAGGTTTTATTCGTACGGAAATCGGAAAACGAATTCGCATGCGTAAAACACCAGACATCTTTTTTAAATTTGATGAATCTCTAAATTATGGAAGCAAGATCGAAAGTCTTTTGTCTGATATCAAACGTGAGGATGAAGAAGACGAAGAAAACGAAGAGCATCCGAAACCATAA
- the truB gene encoding tRNA pseudouridine(55) synthase TruB codes for MSARQGILALKKPAGMTSHDCVAKIRRIFSTKKVGHTGTLDPEVTGVLPICIGRATKIAEYMSDYGKEYIGEVTLGFSTETEDAHGEKVEEKQVEKDIPFSAIKDILQSLQGEIEQVPPMYSAVKVNGKKLYEYARQGLTIERPKRNVTIHELELMTDGNLLSKEQPVFSFRVRCSKGTYVRTLAVEIGAKLGYPAHMSSLIRTASGPFSIEDCVTFEELESGETPLEEYLFPLEKGISHFPKWTVTEDLLFKIRNGSVLEAPNDLVESPFGVYNEEGKCLAIYENHPSKPGLIKPVKVLAID; via the coding sequence ATGAGTGCAAGACAAGGAATTTTGGCATTAAAAAAACCTGCTGGTATGACATCACATGATTGTGTGGCAAAGATAAGAAGAATTTTTTCAACAAAAAAAGTCGGTCACACAGGGACATTAGATCCTGAGGTGACGGGAGTTCTTCCAATATGTATCGGAAGAGCGACGAAGATCGCAGAGTACATGTCTGACTATGGCAAAGAATATATAGGTGAAGTCACTTTAGGGTTCTCTACAGAAACCGAAGATGCTCACGGTGAAAAAGTAGAAGAAAAACAAGTAGAAAAGGATATCCCTTTTTCGGCTATTAAAGATATTCTACAGTCGTTACAAGGAGAGATCGAACAGGTTCCACCCATGTACTCGGCAGTTAAAGTGAATGGGAAAAAACTTTATGAATATGCAAGGCAAGGGCTGACCATTGAACGCCCGAAACGAAATGTTACCATTCATGAACTCGAGCTAATGACCGACGGTAACTTATTGAGTAAAGAACAACCCGTCTTTTCATTCCGCGTACGATGTTCCAAAGGTACATACGTTAGGACGCTTGCTGTTGAGATCGGTGCGAAACTTGGGTATCCAGCGCATATGTCATCTTTGATCAGAACAGCATCAGGACCTTTTTCTATTGAGGACTGTGTGACGTTTGAGGAGCTTGAAAGCGGTGAGACGCCTTTAGAAGAATACTTGTTTCCTCTTGAAAAAGGAATCTCTCACTTTCCAAAATGGACAGTTACAGAGGATCTGTTGTTCAAGATAAGAAATGGTTCTGTACTTGAAGCACCAAATGATTTGGTAGAAAGTCCGTTTGGTGTTTATAATGAAGAAGGAAAATGTCTAGCCATCTATGAGAACCATCCTTCAAAACCAGGTTTAATAAAACCGGTAAAAGTGTTAGCCATTGATTAA